In one window of Tubulanus polymorphus chromosome 3, tnTubPoly1.2, whole genome shotgun sequence DNA:
- the LOC141902151 gene encoding uncharacterized protein LOC141902151, producing the protein MHVVLQRELDLKFIESFFWSDSASVLKYIRNESSRFKTFVAKQISLIREVTSPEQWGFVNSCMNPADKASRGMKLEDPNPELWFQGPHFLHKPESEWPVDLSSQTNINGDDSELKKVTCAAFADDTPENALGKLMSYLKDFLRWKATERKRIDIGLSIDTPVETERRSEVEKDPEMFSRREKLRNLEFRISEKAECILLQGEQQHFLSEEFNRLASGKTVKRSSQLYKLGPFVENGLIRVGGRLENAQMPYDAKHPIVVPKLSTLVEKLIRHTHVHAVGHLGKNAVLSHLRQNYWVIRANRILRKLMSPCVNCIKYKGRCNEQKMANLLPERLAVDPPFTHTGVDYFGPFEVKRGRTKVKRYGVLLTCLSSRAIHLEVAESYGFLYQLYS; encoded by the exons ATGCATGTCGTACTCCAGAGGGAACTGGATCTGAAGTTCATTGAAAGCTTCTTTTGGAGTGATAGTGCGTCGgtattaaaatatattagaaacGAAAGCAGTCGATTCAAAACGTTTGTCGCCAAGCAAATATCACTTATCCGAGAGGTGACATCTCCTGAACAATGGGGATTTGTTAATTCGTGTATGAACCCTGCGGATAAAGCATCTAGAGGAATGAAATTAGAAGATCCTAATCCTGAATTGTGGTTTCAGGGCCCTCATTTCCTGCATAAACCGGAGTCAGAGTGGCCAGTGGACCTAAGTTCGCAAACAAATATAAATGGCGATGATAGTGAATTAAAGAAGGTGACGTGTGCTGCTTTCGCTGATGACACGCCAGAAAATGCTCTTGGAAAACTTATGAGCTATT TGAAGGATTTCCTTCGCTGGAAAGCCACTGAACGAAAACGGATCGATATTGGTCTTTCTATCGATACACCAGTAGAAACTGAACGTCGTTCTGAAGTAGAAAAAGATCCTGAAATGTTCTCAAGAAGGGAAAAACTTCGTAACCTTGAATTTAGAATCTCTGAAAAAGCTGAGTGTATACTACTTCAAGGCGAGCAACAGCACTTCTTGAGCGAAGAGTTCAATCGTCTGGCTAGCGGCAAAACCGTTAAAAGATCGAGCCAACTCTATAAGTTGGGTCCGTTCGTTGAAAATGGTCTGATACGGGTTGGAGGCAGATTGGAAAATGCACAAATGCCTTATGACGCGAAACATCCTATTGTAGTTCCTAAATTGTCGACTCTGGTAGAGAAATTAATTCGACACACTCATGTGCATGCTGTCGGACATCTGGGAAAGAATGCAGTCCTATCGCATTTACGGCAGAACTATTGGGTCATAAGAGCCAACCGTATTCTAAGAAAACTAATGTCACCGTGCGTTAATTGTATCAAATATAAAGGAAGATGTAATGAgcaaaaaatggcaaacctaCTACCTGAAAGATTAGCTGTAGACCCACCCTTCACGCATACAGGTGTGGATTACTTTGGACCGTTTGAAGTAAAAAGGGGTCGCACAAAAGTAAAACGATATGGAGTACTTTTAACTTGCTTATCTTCCAGAGCTATACATTTGGAAGTTGCTGAATCATATGGATTCCTGTATCAACTGTATTCGTAG